A stretch of the Malus domestica chromosome 08, GDT2T_hap1 genome encodes the following:
- the LOC139198025 gene encoding uncharacterized protein: MTLQDAQNNPDLIMGTLNILGHFAIVLIDCGATHSVISHMFAQLTQPHPTPFGYDLEFAMPRGERCYVSCVFPGCPVLVEDVVMPANLIPLDIVDFDVILGTDWLHYNRANIDCYGKTVTFHRPGVPEVTFVGERSGVRHGVISTIRAKKLLEKGC; this comes from the coding sequence ATGACATTGCAGGATGCTCAGAATAATCCTgatttgatcatgggtacgttgaatattcttggtcattttgctatagtattaattgattgtggtgctacgcattctgttatttctcatatgTTTGCTCAGTTgacgcaacctcatcctacaccttttgggtatgatttagagtttgcgaTGCCTAGAGGGGAGAGATGTTATGTTAGTTGTGTATTTCCAGGATGTCCCGTGTTAGTGGAGGAtgtagttatgccagctaatctcatcccattagatattgtggattttgatgtgattttgggcacagattggttgcattacAATCGTGCCAATATAGATTGCTACGGGAAAACAGTTACTTTTCATCGTCCTGGAGTACCTGAGGTTACTTTTGTTGGCGAGcgtagtggggtgaggcatggtgttatttcgaCCATAAGAGCTAAGAAGTTGTTAGAGAAAGGTTGttag